A stretch of Imperialibacter roseus DNA encodes these proteins:
- a CDS encoding 3-keto-disaccharide hydrolase: MKKNALLILFLAASATSIFAQSNMNVGAKPTKKAVVYFDGSRDMLDKNWTYWDGPRLAAQLPIKWQIVKDPVDGGTVMSSNDPAGAGGKYGAADIVTNKKFRDFRAHVEFLIVNPGGNSGVYLQNRYEIQVLDGDSTSHGLGAVINESESPYFAYNGLGKWNSYDIVFRAARFKDGKLTEQPMVTMYFNGKKAHTNQVISQVWGGPNSGIDGGNDGGKGITDVPGGLKLQAEGHDVFYRNIWIEELNLKKADTDF; the protein is encoded by the coding sequence ATGAAAAAGAACGCCCTTCTGATCCTATTCCTGGCTGCTTCAGCAACCAGTATTTTCGCTCAGTCCAACATGAATGTCGGAGCTAAACCGACCAAAAAAGCCGTAGTCTACTTCGATGGCTCACGTGATATGCTGGATAAAAACTGGACTTATTGGGACGGCCCCAGGCTGGCTGCACAGCTACCGATCAAATGGCAGATTGTGAAAGACCCGGTCGACGGTGGCACAGTTATGAGCAGCAACGATCCTGCCGGGGCGGGGGGCAAATATGGTGCGGCCGATATAGTGACCAACAAGAAATTCCGTGATTTCCGGGCCCATGTAGAGTTCCTCATTGTCAATCCCGGCGGTAACAGCGGCGTCTATCTGCAAAACAGGTACGAAATCCAGGTGCTGGATGGAGATTCTACCAGCCATGGCCTGGGTGCAGTGATCAACGAATCTGAATCTCCTTATTTCGCCTACAATGGTTTAGGGAAATGGAATTCGTATGATATTGTGTTCAGAGCTGCCCGGTTCAAAGACGGCAAGCTTACTGAGCAGCCGATGGTGACCATGTATTTCAACGGCAAAAAAGCCCATACCAACCAGGTCATCAGCCAGGTGTGGGGCGGCCCCAACTCCGGCATCGATGGCGGCAATGATGGAGGCAAAGGCATTACTGATGTTCCCGGCGGGCTTAAGCTCCAGGCAGAAGGACACGATGTGTTCTACCGTAATATCTGGATTGAAGAGCTTAACCTGAAAAAAGCAGATACTGACTTTTAA
- a CDS encoding tetratricopeptide repeat protein — MRQRFVREFVPMFLLLFAANVHAKQSGASELEKLFTEASSVLCQDMAKTDSLAARLLEVAQQAKDVSYQARAYKLMGDNASCQQQFQKAIQGHGRAAALFGQVGDDEFTIRSLVNLSNSYLKLSKTDSALAALNQAELINRRLKSDFMAAQIYLVKASYYSDFSKNDSVVFYSLKALSLAEKIPDESTINRAVITLGAAYYQNEDYQLAIRYFRKSREQLLSQTNQANLSIVNYNMANSYTALNMYDSATYFYQQALESPGVEGNKFLQAYFYEGLAEMQGRMGLYKESIANHLKAIELCKEVGEKRNLSAAYVNLSEIFLKTGKTAEAIRYAELGAGLSHDIEFIEKESDAYWMLSNAYRASGRYKEGLEALHKFYKLDSTMLNQTKALQISDLNIKYETEKKENEIDRLAQMAEIQALQLSQQRYLIIGGAIVLLLVIAILVLYYRQRADRQTQALTQLEQKALRSQLNPHFIFNALGAIQNYMLQNKPQDAASFMSRFARLMRQILENSREDFISLDEEVATLENYLELQLLRFNNSFEYELTVDEAIDPEEVSIPPMFAQPLIENALEHGLKGKIDGARVKITFRQEGEYVLLTVEDNGKGIASEVKAREGHKSLAGVITNERIELFNAGLKSKIRMIVEDLAGVGSSGTRVQLMLPYREG, encoded by the coding sequence ATGCGCCAACGTTTTGTGAGGGAGTTTGTCCCGATGTTTCTGCTCCTTTTTGCTGCGAATGTACATGCTAAGCAGTCGGGCGCCAGCGAACTTGAGAAGCTGTTTACTGAAGCAAGTAGTGTCCTGTGCCAGGATATGGCAAAGACTGACTCGTTGGCTGCCCGGTTGCTGGAGGTGGCTCAGCAAGCCAAAGACGTCAGCTACCAAGCCCGGGCCTATAAGTTGATGGGGGACAACGCCTCCTGTCAGCAGCAGTTCCAGAAGGCCATTCAAGGGCATGGGCGAGCAGCAGCTTTGTTCGGGCAGGTGGGCGACGACGAGTTTACTATTCGCAGTCTGGTTAATCTGTCCAACAGTTACCTGAAGCTTAGTAAAACAGATTCGGCCCTGGCTGCTCTCAATCAGGCTGAGCTGATCAATCGGCGACTGAAGTCCGACTTTATGGCAGCGCAGATTTACCTGGTAAAGGCCAGCTATTACAGCGACTTCTCTAAAAACGATTCCGTCGTTTTTTATTCGCTCAAGGCATTGAGTCTGGCGGAGAAGATTCCGGACGAATCGACGATAAACAGGGCTGTTATCACGCTTGGTGCTGCCTATTATCAGAACGAAGACTATCAGCTGGCCATCAGGTACTTCCGAAAGTCACGTGAGCAGCTGCTTAGCCAAACCAACCAGGCCAACCTGTCGATAGTCAACTACAACATGGCCAATAGCTACACCGCCCTCAATATGTATGACTCTGCCACCTACTTTTACCAGCAGGCCCTCGAAAGCCCCGGGGTAGAGGGCAATAAGTTTTTGCAGGCCTACTTTTATGAGGGGCTGGCTGAAATGCAGGGCAGAATGGGGCTGTACAAAGAGTCGATTGCTAACCATCTGAAGGCTATTGAGTTGTGCAAAGAGGTGGGGGAGAAACGAAATTTGTCGGCAGCCTATGTGAACCTGTCGGAGATATTTCTCAAGACAGGGAAGACGGCCGAAGCGATCAGGTATGCCGAGCTGGGAGCCGGTCTTTCTCACGACATTGAATTCATTGAAAAAGAATCAGACGCTTACTGGATGCTGAGCAATGCTTACCGGGCGTCGGGGCGGTACAAAGAAGGACTGGAGGCACTGCACAAGTTTTATAAGCTCGACAGCACCATGCTGAACCAAACCAAGGCGTTGCAGATATCGGACCTGAACATCAAATACGAAACGGAGAAGAAGGAGAATGAGATCGACCGCCTGGCACAAATGGCAGAGATACAGGCGCTGCAGCTCAGCCAACAGCGATACCTGATCATTGGCGGGGCGATTGTGCTGCTGCTGGTGATCGCTATTTTGGTGCTTTACTACAGGCAGAGGGCCGACAGGCAAACCCAGGCGTTGACCCAGCTGGAGCAGAAAGCCCTGCGAAGCCAGCTCAATCCTCACTTTATTTTCAATGCGCTGGGGGCCATCCAAAACTATATGCTGCAAAACAAACCCCAGGATGCTGCTTCGTTTATGAGCCGTTTTGCCCGGCTCATGCGCCAGATTTTGGAGAACTCCCGGGAAGATTTCATTTCGCTGGACGAAGAGGTGGCCACGCTGGAAAACTACCTGGAGCTGCAACTGCTGCGGTTCAACAACTCCTTCGAATATGAACTGACAGTGGACGAGGCCATCGACCCAGAGGAGGTATCGATTCCGCCGATGTTTGCCCAGCCGTTGATTGAGAATGCCCTGGAGCACGGACTGAAAGGGAAAATAGACGGAGCCAGGGTGAAGATTACGTTCCGGCAGGAGGGTGAGTATGTACTGCTGACTGTGGAAGATAATGGCAAAGGAATAGCCAGTGAGGTGAAGGCCAGGGAAGGCCACAAGTCGCTGGCGGGTGTGATCACCAACGAGCGGATTGAGCTGTTCAATGCAGGCCTTAAAAGCAAAATACGAATGATTGTAGAGGACCTTGCTGGCGTAGGCAGCTCGGGCACGAGGGTGCAGTTGATGTTGCCTTATAGGGAGGGGTGA
- a CDS encoding DUF4160 domain-containing protein, protein MPRVLTVQGYIFYFFAADCAERAHMHVKKGGANGKIWIQPEIEVFYLKGFKQKEKRQLLKLAEENIAQLTEYWNAYCNN, encoded by the coding sequence ATGCCAAGAGTCTTAACAGTCCAGGGCTACATCTTCTATTTTTTTGCAGCAGACTGTGCCGAACGTGCGCATATGCACGTTAAAAAAGGAGGCGCTAATGGAAAAATATGGATTCAACCAGAAATTGAGGTTTTTTATCTAAAAGGGTTCAAGCAAAAAGAGAAGCGACAATTGCTTAAATTAGCAGAAGAGAATATAGCACAACTAACTGAATACTGGAATGCCTACTGTAATAACTGA
- a CDS encoding M28 family metallopeptidase, with translation MQKTSILPAFFLLFTSLIISCQPAAEINEADVTRIITTLAADDMEGRRMFSPGIEKASKFIQGEFQSIGLEYVDGLTSYEQKFDMYTITPKSVSVTINGQPVAEENLTASVNGERLNITSPNEVEVITVKAGDDFRGAISKARSAEGKVLILADPSHKGIFERYRGFLSGGNHVMALNDKAYVLVLTDITEVSSLNISVENDVKTESLSNVVGKISGKRPNEVVLFSAHYDHLGIRGTEGDTIYNGANDDASGTTAVITLAKYFKDMGTQPERTILFAAFTAEEGGGYGSTYFSQQLNPDEIVAMFNIEMIGKPAVSGPNTAWVTGFDKSSFGELLQKAVKGTEYEFYADPYPDQNLFYRSDNATLARLGVPAHSISTTPIDVDKDYHQASDEVSTLDLAHMTNTIKAIAAAATGMISGEDTPTRVDPANVN, from the coding sequence ATGCAAAAGACGTCTATCCTCCCAGCTTTCTTCCTATTGTTCACATCACTCATCATCAGCTGTCAGCCAGCAGCCGAAATCAATGAAGCCGATGTGACCCGTATCATCACCACCCTGGCCGCCGACGACATGGAAGGTAGAAGAATGTTTAGCCCCGGCATTGAAAAAGCGTCAAAGTTTATTCAGGGCGAATTTCAGTCCATCGGATTGGAATATGTAGACGGGCTGACCAGCTACGAGCAAAAATTCGACATGTACACCATCACGCCCAAAAGTGTTTCGGTTACCATCAACGGACAGCCCGTGGCTGAAGAAAACCTCACGGCTTCGGTTAACGGTGAAAGGCTCAATATTACCAGCCCCAACGAAGTTGAAGTGATCACCGTCAAAGCTGGCGACGACTTCCGGGGTGCCATTTCCAAAGCCAGAAGTGCGGAGGGAAAGGTGCTGATACTGGCCGATCCTTCTCATAAGGGCATTTTCGAAAGATACCGTGGCTTCTTGTCGGGGGGTAACCATGTGATGGCATTAAACGATAAAGCTTATGTGCTCGTTTTAACCGATATTACCGAAGTGAGTTCTCTGAACATAAGTGTAGAGAACGATGTAAAAACAGAAAGCCTGTCGAACGTGGTAGGCAAAATCAGCGGAAAGCGCCCCAACGAAGTCGTGCTTTTCAGCGCTCACTACGACCACCTGGGCATCAGAGGCACCGAAGGAGACACCATCTACAACGGGGCTAACGACGACGCCTCGGGCACCACAGCCGTGATCACTTTGGCCAAATACTTCAAAGACATGGGCACGCAGCCTGAGCGCACCATTCTGTTTGCTGCCTTTACCGCCGAAGAAGGCGGTGGCTACGGTTCGACGTATTTCTCACAACAATTGAACCCTGATGAGATTGTGGCCATGTTCAATATTGAAATGATAGGCAAGCCTGCCGTGAGCGGGCCAAACACTGCCTGGGTAACCGGCTTCGACAAATCCAGCTTTGGTGAGTTGTTGCAAAAGGCCGTGAAGGGCACCGAATATGAGTTCTATGCCGATCCATATCCTGACCAAAACCTATTTTATCGCTCCGACAATGCTACCTTGGCCAGATTAGGCGTGCCCGCTCACTCCATCAGTACCACGCCCATCGACGTCGACAAAGACTACCACCAGGCATCCGACGAAGTAAGCACACTGGACTTAGCACACATGACCAACACCATCAAGGCCATTGCTGCCGCTGCTACTGGCATGATCTCAGGAGAAGACACGCCAACAAGGGTGGATCCGGCTAATGTGAATTAA
- a CDS encoding Zn-dependent hydrolase has translation MLNVNAQRIEDRITGMAQFGRNDKGHGYRMAFTQGDVEGHAWFVDLMKKAGLETTIDQAGNIIGKRKGKKPTLKPIAFGSHIDMVPDGGNYDGTLGSIAALEVIEVLNENKVVTDHPLEVIIFADEEGSMIGSKALSGKITPEILNQTSHSGLTISEGVKVLGGDPDTIQNARRKRGDIHTFLELHIEQGGVLEKEGLQIGVVEGIVGIEHWEVTLDGFANHAGTTPMSLRQDAMLSASKLIIAVNEVIRGTEGSQVGTIGKINAYPGAYNVIPGKVTLGLEMRDLSPEKIERLFAEIEKQAIAIAEETKTKISFVRQPSVAKAALTDKGLQQIIHTSAQKLGLSTKFMPSGAGHDSQNMAMITPVAMIFVPSIGGISHSFKEFTKTEDMANGANVLLQAILAADKG, from the coding sequence ATGTTAAATGTTAATGCACAGCGAATTGAAGACCGGATTACAGGGATGGCTCAATTTGGGCGGAACGACAAAGGCCACGGCTACAGGATGGCGTTTACTCAGGGCGATGTTGAAGGGCATGCGTGGTTTGTTGACCTGATGAAGAAGGCGGGGCTAGAAACAACCATCGACCAGGCTGGGAATATCATTGGCAAACGAAAAGGGAAGAAGCCTACACTCAAACCCATCGCCTTTGGCTCGCACATCGACATGGTGCCTGATGGTGGTAATTATGATGGCACGCTTGGGTCAATTGCTGCGCTGGAGGTAATTGAGGTGCTCAACGAAAACAAGGTAGTGACCGATCATCCCCTTGAAGTGATCATTTTCGCTGATGAGGAGGGGAGTATGATTGGCAGCAAAGCCCTGTCTGGAAAGATCACGCCCGAAATACTGAATCAAACAAGCCATAGTGGGCTCACCATTTCAGAGGGTGTTAAAGTGCTTGGAGGCGACCCTGATACTATTCAAAACGCCCGCCGCAAGAGAGGCGACATCCACACTTTTTTAGAATTGCATATTGAGCAGGGAGGGGTTTTGGAAAAGGAAGGCCTGCAGATTGGTGTAGTGGAGGGGATAGTTGGCATAGAGCATTGGGAGGTGACATTGGATGGTTTTGCCAACCACGCAGGAACCACCCCCATGAGTTTGCGCCAGGATGCCATGCTATCAGCTTCAAAATTGATTATTGCAGTGAATGAGGTGATCAGAGGGACAGAAGGAAGCCAGGTAGGCACCATAGGAAAGATTAATGCCTACCCTGGGGCATACAATGTCATTCCCGGCAAGGTGACCCTGGGGCTGGAGATGCGTGATTTGTCGCCTGAAAAAATCGAACGACTTTTCGCTGAAATAGAAAAGCAAGCGATAGCCATTGCCGAAGAGACGAAGACGAAAATCAGTTTTGTGAGACAGCCGAGCGTAGCGAAGGCGGCACTTACTGATAAAGGGCTCCAGCAGATTATCCACACCTCTGCCCAAAAGTTGGGATTGAGTACCAAATTTATGCCCAGTGGTGCAGGCCACGACTCTCAAAACATGGCAATGATTACTCCTGTGGCGATGATTTTCGTGCCCAGTATAGGTGGCATCAGTCATTCCTTTAAGGAATTCACCAAAACGGAGGACATGGCAAACGGAGCCAATGTGCTGCTGCAGGCGATATTGGCTGCGGACAAAGGGTAG
- a CDS encoding glycoside hydrolase family 18 protein yields the protein MKRLTYCAFVLYGALAACSPKPVAETPAETPPKKEIIGYVPGFRGLLDEKDIDANKLTIINYAFVDVKDSLAWLTNLETDSVNFRKLNYLKKGNPALKIVISIGGWSWSENFSDAVLTASSREKFAKSGAKIVADYNLDGIDIDWEYPGLKGEDNVFRDEDKENFTLMFEAIRKELDALAVTTGKKYIVSTALPCFPRLFEVTNMGDVAKHIDFVNIMAYDFYVAGDTVGHHSNLYPSESYEKENSADKAVKTYIEQGVPAEKLVLGVPFYGRSWTMKSSDNLGILRPRDEVMRGGGFTFIKDSLMAKPGFVRYWDDAAKSPYLFNAENNQLVVYDDESSVKLKCEYVNDNGLAGIMFWQYASDPKEYLLDVVNEHLD from the coding sequence ATGAAAAGACTAACCTACTGCGCCTTCGTACTATACGGAGCACTGGCTGCTTGTAGCCCCAAACCGGTGGCGGAAACACCCGCTGAAACACCGCCAAAAAAAGAAATCATAGGCTACGTACCAGGCTTCCGTGGTTTGCTCGATGAAAAAGATATCGACGCCAACAAGCTGACCATCATCAACTACGCCTTTGTAGACGTAAAAGATAGCCTGGCGTGGTTAACCAACCTCGAAACTGACAGCGTCAACTTTCGAAAGCTCAACTATCTGAAAAAAGGCAATCCCGCCCTGAAAATCGTGATCTCGATAGGTGGCTGGTCGTGGAGCGAAAACTTTTCCGATGCGGTGCTTACAGCCAGCTCAAGGGAAAAATTTGCGAAGAGTGGCGCCAAAATCGTGGCCGACTACAACCTGGATGGTATCGACATCGACTGGGAATACCCCGGCCTGAAAGGTGAGGACAATGTATTCAGGGATGAAGACAAGGAAAACTTTACCCTGATGTTTGAAGCTATCAGGAAAGAATTGGATGCTTTGGCAGTCACCACTGGCAAGAAATACATTGTCTCCACTGCCCTCCCCTGCTTCCCGAGGCTTTTTGAGGTCACTAACATGGGCGACGTAGCCAAACATATCGACTTCGTGAACATCATGGCCTACGATTTCTATGTCGCTGGCGATACCGTTGGTCACCACAGTAACCTCTACCCCTCCGAAAGCTATGAAAAAGAAAATTCTGCTGACAAAGCCGTGAAAACCTATATCGAGCAGGGAGTTCCTGCTGAGAAACTGGTGCTGGGCGTACCCTTCTACGGCCGCAGCTGGACGATGAAAAGCAGCGATAACCTGGGCATCCTTCGCCCACGGGACGAGGTAATGAGAGGTGGCGGCTTTACGTTTATCAAGGACAGCCTGATGGCCAAGCCGGGGTTCGTACGCTACTGGGATGATGCGGCTAAGTCACCTTACTTGTTCAATGCCGAGAACAACCAGTTGGTGGTGTACGACGACGAAAGCTCTGTGAAGCTTAAGTGCGAATATGTTAACGACAATGGCCTCGCCGGTATCATGTTCTGGCAATACGCCAGCGATCCTAAGGAGTACTTGCTGGATGTGGTGAATGAGCATTTGGATTGA
- a CDS encoding ATP-binding protein: MIERLIEKDYLTSLEEFPVTVLIGPRRVGKTTLVKSAFVEAEMIYLDLEKDSDINKLQDPELFFSAHINKTIILDEIQHKPELFPLIRALVDENRRPGRFVVLGSASSALLKQSSESLAGRINYLEMSPLSLMEVKHKVSLDNLWMYGAFPEPALSGKRGFVERWYRSFINTYIQRDLPLYGLPAAPHVTRQLLQMIASMHGGILNYSDLARSIGLTVPTVKTYMMFLENAFLITLLQPWYANVGKRIVKSPKVYMRDTGVLHYLSNISTYDNLIGHIVAGRSWEGFVIHQVLMVLRTDDEVFFYRTQDGAEVDLLVRRNGRWLLAAEIKLTNSPVLTRGSYLAKEDLQVEILHVITPGADNYRIAEGVEVTSLNAILTFLASN, translated from the coding sequence ATGATTGAGCGGCTTATAGAAAAGGATTACCTTACTTCTTTGGAAGAGTTTCCAGTTACGGTCCTTATCGGCCCCAGGCGGGTGGGGAAAACTACACTCGTCAAAAGTGCCTTCGTTGAAGCTGAAATGATTTATCTGGATCTTGAGAAGGATTCGGATATCAACAAGCTCCAGGATCCGGAGCTATTCTTTTCTGCTCATATCAATAAGACGATCATCCTCGACGAAATTCAGCACAAGCCGGAGCTTTTTCCATTGATCAGGGCATTGGTAGACGAAAACCGAAGACCCGGCAGGTTTGTGGTGTTGGGGTCGGCTTCGTCGGCACTCTTGAAGCAAAGTTCTGAGAGTTTGGCAGGAAGGATCAATTACCTGGAAATGTCGCCGCTGAGCCTCATGGAGGTGAAACATAAGGTTTCGCTTGACAACCTGTGGATGTATGGAGCCTTTCCAGAGCCTGCTCTGTCGGGCAAAAGGGGTTTCGTTGAGAGGTGGTACCGAAGCTTTATCAACACCTATATTCAGCGGGATTTGCCCCTTTACGGCTTGCCTGCTGCGCCCCATGTTACCAGGCAATTGCTTCAGATGATTGCCTCCATGCATGGCGGAATTTTGAATTACAGCGATCTGGCCAGGTCGATAGGGCTTACTGTGCCCACTGTCAAAACGTATATGATGTTTTTGGAAAATGCGTTTTTGATTACCCTGTTGCAACCGTGGTATGCGAATGTGGGCAAAAGGATCGTAAAATCACCCAAAGTATATATGCGTGACACTGGCGTTTTACATTACCTGTCCAATATTTCAACTTATGATAATCTCATAGGGCATATAGTGGCAGGGCGCTCCTGGGAGGGTTTTGTTATCCATCAGGTGTTGATGGTGCTTCGTACTGATGATGAGGTGTTCTTCTACAGGACGCAGGATGGGGCAGAAGTTGACTTGCTGGTACGCAGAAATGGCCGCTGGCTGTTAGCCGCTGAAATCAAGCTGACGAATTCTCCTGTGTTGACCAGAGGCAGCTACCTGGCAAAAGAGGACTTGCAAGTAGAAATACTTCACGTGATTACACCTGGTGCCGACAATTACAGGATTGCTGAAGGCGTGGAAGTAACTAGTTTAAACGCAATACTGACATTTTTGGCGAGCAATTAA
- a CDS encoding SMP-30/gluconolactonase/LRE family protein translates to MQKTSPLFLACSFLFLGVVQAQITDLRSLLAPGATVELLGDGYKFTEGPTPDKNGNVYFTDQPNNTILRWDATSGEISTFAAASGRSNGLYFDKKGNLVACADMDNQLWSWDKNGKHTTLIENYDNKLLNGPNDLWVDKKGGIYFTDPLYKRDYWTRDPAMQQDGQHVYYLSPGGKTLTRVAEDLKQPNGIVGTTNGKTLYVADIGDRKTYVYDIQKDGSLANKKLFVEMGSDGMTLDSQGNVYLTGRSGVMIYDKSGAEIGNIPTGKGWTANVCFGGKDRKTLFITAMDAVYGVKMNVPGAK, encoded by the coding sequence ATGCAAAAAACTTCACCGCTATTTTTAGCCTGCTCATTCCTGTTCTTAGGGGTCGTGCAAGCCCAGATAACAGACCTCCGCTCACTGCTGGCACCCGGTGCAACTGTCGAGCTACTTGGTGACGGTTATAAATTTACCGAGGGGCCAACACCCGACAAAAACGGCAATGTGTACTTCACTGACCAGCCCAACAACACCATTCTGCGCTGGGATGCCACCTCCGGCGAAATAAGCACCTTCGCTGCTGCTTCCGGCCGCTCCAATGGCCTGTATTTTGACAAGAAAGGCAACCTGGTAGCCTGCGCCGACATGGACAACCAACTGTGGTCGTGGGACAAGAACGGAAAGCACACTACGCTGATCGAAAACTATGACAACAAGTTGCTCAACGGACCCAATGACCTATGGGTCGACAAAAAAGGTGGTATATACTTTACCGATCCGCTTTACAAAAGAGACTACTGGACCCGTGACCCGGCCATGCAGCAAGATGGGCAGCATGTCTACTACCTGAGCCCTGGGGGCAAAACCCTGACCCGTGTGGCCGAAGACCTCAAACAACCCAATGGCATCGTGGGCACCACCAATGGCAAGACCCTGTACGTGGCCGACATAGGCGACCGTAAGACTTACGTGTACGACATACAGAAAGATGGTTCGCTGGCCAATAAGAAGCTATTTGTCGAAATGGGCTCCGACGGCATGACCCTTGACAGCCAGGGCAATGTGTACCTCACGGGCAGAAGCGGCGTGATGATTTATGATAAAAGTGGCGCTGAAATCGGCAATATTCCTACAGGAAAGGGATGGACCGCCAACGTGTGCTTTGGTGGTAAAGACCGAAAAACCCTTTTCATCACAGCCATGGATGCCGTGTATGGCGTAAAAATGAATGTTCCTGGTGCGAAATAA
- the arr gene encoding NAD(+)--rifampin ADP-ribosyltransferase, with protein sequence MKTESIKNEAAKPTYYHGTKANLKPGDLIAPGFKSNYGSGKKAAYVYFSATLDAAIWGAELAVGEEPGRIYIVEPTGSFEDDPNLTNKRFPGNPTKSYRTAQPIQVSGEVREWQGHSPEQLKAMRDHLEKLREQGIEAIED encoded by the coding sequence ATGAAAACAGAAAGCATTAAAAACGAGGCAGCAAAGCCGACATATTATCATGGAACGAAGGCAAATTTGAAACCGGGAGACCTGATAGCACCGGGTTTTAAGTCCAACTACGGATCGGGAAAAAAGGCGGCTTACGTCTACTTCAGCGCCACGCTGGATGCCGCCATTTGGGGAGCGGAGCTCGCTGTTGGCGAAGAGCCTGGTAGAATTTACATAGTGGAACCAACAGGCTCTTTTGAAGATGACCCCAACCTGACAAACAAACGGTTTCCAGGCAATCCAACCAAGTCGTACCGAACTGCACAGCCCATTCAGGTATCCGGCGAGGTTCGGGAATGGCAGGGGCACTCGCCAGAGCAACTCAAAGCGATGAGGGATCATCTTGAAAAGCTGAGGGAGCAGGGTATTGAAGCGATTGAGGATTGA